Proteins from a single region of Roseofilum capinflatum BLCC-M114:
- a CDS encoding zinc-dependent alcohol dehydrogenase family protein, which translates to MKAIVMTAPGGPNVLQLQDVPDPKLEGNRELLVHLKAAGVNPIDTKLRNRGTLYPDQMPAILGCDGAGIVEAIGSGVQNFKVGDAVYFCNAGLGGHPGNYAQYATVDERFVAHKPTSLSFAEAAAAPLVLITAWESLYDRARLQPGQTALIHAGAGGVGHVAIQLATLQGASVCTTVGSVEKADFVQSLGADQAIFYKDTDFVQETLNWTSGEGVDVAFDTVGGSTFAQTFPAVRVYGNLVTILSPAAETNWKIARDRNLSISLELMLTPMVQGLVSAQQDQAKILQQCARLIDRGDLKIHLGTTFALRDAAAAHELLEKGSMMGKIALLIED; encoded by the coding sequence ATGAAAGCTATTGTCATGACGGCTCCTGGAGGGCCAAACGTGCTACAACTCCAGGATGTCCCCGACCCTAAACTCGAAGGAAACCGGGAACTACTCGTTCATCTCAAAGCTGCCGGAGTCAACCCCATTGACACCAAGCTGCGGAACCGAGGAACCTTGTATCCCGATCAAATGCCCGCCATTCTCGGCTGTGATGGGGCAGGCATTGTGGAGGCGATCGGCTCAGGGGTACAAAACTTCAAAGTGGGCGATGCCGTCTACTTTTGCAACGCCGGACTCGGTGGCCATCCAGGCAACTACGCCCAATATGCCACCGTTGACGAACGGTTTGTGGCCCACAAACCCACCTCCCTCAGCTTTGCCGAAGCTGCCGCCGCTCCCTTGGTGCTAATTACTGCCTGGGAATCTCTCTATGACCGGGCCCGGCTACAACCGGGGCAAACCGCCCTCATCCACGCGGGTGCGGGTGGAGTCGGTCACGTCGCCATACAATTGGCAACCCTGCAAGGGGCATCGGTTTGCACCACAGTCGGTTCCGTAGAAAAAGCGGACTTTGTGCAATCTTTGGGAGCAGACCAAGCCATCTTTTACAAAGATACGGACTTTGTTCAAGAAACCCTCAACTGGACATCGGGGGAAGGGGTTGACGTTGCTTTCGATACCGTAGGCGGATCGACCTTTGCCCAAACTTTTCCGGCTGTTCGCGTCTATGGCAATCTGGTCACTATTCTGTCTCCGGCTGCTGAGACCAATTGGAAAATTGCCAGAGACCGAAACCTCAGCATTAGCTTAGAATTAATGCTCACCCCCATGGTGCAAGGTCTGGTCTCTGCCCAACAAGATCAAGCTAAAATTCTCCAGCAGTGCGCCCGTTTAATTGACCGGGGAGACCTGAAAATCCATTTAGGAACCACCTTTGCTCTCAGAGATGCGGCAGCCGCCCATGAGCTATTAGAGAAAGGCTCAATGATGGGCAAAATTGCCCTGTTGATTGAAGATTAA
- a CDS encoding tetratricopeptide repeat protein, whose product MHKSSLFLATLLVWGGFQGVAPSTVQASEGVEWIAQRSPNNAQLDALLEQGNQFVEARDYPRAIQVYQQALRLDPQNARLYSGIGYLQSMQGNFAEAAQAYRQAVIYDRENGDFYYALGHSLAKIGDNASAQIAYQQAIQLDQSNLEAYLGLGVVQWRQNNFDAAKRTYEQVLSADPRNFQAHELLGAMYLKVGELDTAIQHLRQAEQLNPRLGSIQVKLASAWLARGNLDLGQEALEKAAQLDSQNPVIYMTIGKIQESFENWPEAYQAYQRAVSLDRNLVDAYRAMGDILMQRNDILLAIATYRQVVQLAPQNPEGYYKLALALKERDRTQEARSFLERALQLYQVAGDREGIDQVKALMEELD is encoded by the coding sequence ATGCACAAATCTAGCTTATTCTTGGCCACTCTATTGGTTTGGGGAGGTTTTCAGGGGGTTGCGCCCTCGACAGTCCAAGCCTCTGAAGGGGTAGAATGGATTGCCCAGCGATCGCCCAATAATGCCCAACTTGATGCCCTCTTAGAACAGGGGAATCAGTTTGTCGAAGCCAGAGATTATCCTAGGGCCATTCAAGTTTATCAACAAGCCCTGCGATTAGATCCTCAAAATGCTCGTCTCTATTCCGGTATTGGCTACCTGCAATCGATGCAAGGGAATTTTGCCGAAGCTGCCCAAGCCTATCGCCAGGCGGTGATATACGATCGCGAAAATGGAGATTTTTACTATGCCCTCGGCCATAGTTTAGCCAAGATTGGCGATAATGCCTCTGCCCAGATTGCTTATCAACAAGCCATTCAGTTAGACCAAAGCAATTTGGAGGCCTATCTGGGTTTAGGGGTGGTGCAATGGCGACAGAATAATTTTGATGCTGCAAAACGAACCTATGAACAGGTACTTAGTGCCGATCCTCGGAATTTTCAAGCCCATGAGTTACTCGGAGCGATGTACCTCAAAGTAGGGGAACTCGATACGGCGATTCAACACCTGCGACAAGCGGAACAACTCAATCCTCGTTTGGGTAGTATTCAGGTCAAGTTAGCAAGTGCCTGGTTAGCTCGCGGTAATCTGGATTTGGGCCAAGAAGCTCTGGAGAAAGCGGCTCAACTGGATTCCCAAAATCCGGTGATTTATATGACCATTGGTAAAATCCAAGAGAGTTTTGAGAATTGGCCGGAAGCCTATCAAGCCTATCAACGGGCGGTATCCTTGGATCGGAATTTGGTAGATGCCTATCGAGCCATGGGGGATATTCTGATGCAACGGAATGATATCCTGTTGGCGATCGCTACCTATCGTCAAGTGGTGCAATTGGCTCCCCAAAATCCTGAAGGGTATTATAAGTTGGCGTTGGCGCTGAAAGAGCGCGATCGCACTCAGGAAGCGCGTTCCTTTTTAGAGCGTGCCCTACAACTGTATCAGGTTGCCGGCGATCGCGAGGGCATCGACCAGGTGAAAGCTCTGATGGAGGAGTTAGATTGA
- a CDS encoding Fic family protein — protein sequence MTWQPIQDLPLNWQTLASSELPPLVTVWNEQADRLRQSGEFQTFNDKLRREIAIETGIIERLYTIDRGITRLLIEQGINEALIPHGSTDRPVKQVISLIKDQEAAIEGLFDFVGGQRTLSTFYIKQLHQLLTQSQDSIEALDTLTDQIFQVSLIQGDYKRQPNNPLRLDGSVHEYCPPEQVASEMDRLISLHHQHSTENIPPEIEAAWLHHRFTQIHPFQDGNGRVARCLASLVFIQASWFPLVLTRDDRAVYIAALEEGDRGNLSSLVNLFAKSQKQAFLRSLGLSEQVLSEGRRTQVIIASIAEKLKQNQSASLQERCQKVEHFASILFDVASNRLQAIAEEIRRSLQNVVDNASVFTVAAPIGDPRSDYHRYQVLETAKQLDYFANLRPYHSWLQLVLNVGAATTLLLSFHVLGREYQGLLVCTACAYHRDNGEEGERNISDIQSLTDSPFQFSYADAQDNLIERFQKWLEEMILTGLEYWNKSI from the coding sequence ATGACCTGGCAACCGATCCAAGACTTACCCCTAAATTGGCAAACCCTTGCCAGTTCTGAATTACCGCCCCTGGTGACCGTTTGGAACGAGCAAGCGGATCGATTGCGTCAGTCTGGTGAATTTCAAACATTTAACGACAAACTGCGGCGAGAAATCGCGATCGAAACCGGAATTATTGAGCGTTTATACACCATCGATCGCGGGATTACTCGTCTACTGATTGAGCAGGGAATTAATGAGGCCCTCATTCCCCATGGTTCGACCGATCGCCCCGTTAAACAAGTCATTTCGCTGATTAAAGATCAAGAAGCGGCGATCGAAGGGTTATTTGATTTTGTCGGGGGACAACGAACCCTATCGACTTTTTATATCAAGCAACTCCATCAACTGTTAACTCAAAGTCAAGACAGTATAGAAGCCCTAGATACACTCACCGACCAAATATTTCAAGTCTCCTTAATTCAAGGCGATTATAAACGTCAACCGAATAATCCTCTACGACTCGATGGTTCGGTTCATGAATATTGTCCCCCAGAACAAGTCGCTTCTGAAATGGATCGACTGATCTCGCTGCATCATCAACATAGCACTGAAAACATTCCTCCTGAAATTGAAGCCGCTTGGTTACATCATCGCTTTACCCAAATTCATCCCTTTCAGGATGGAAATGGTCGGGTAGCTCGATGTTTAGCGAGTTTAGTGTTTATCCAAGCGAGTTGGTTTCCTTTGGTTCTCACCCGTGACGATCGTGCGGTTTACATTGCAGCGTTGGAAGAGGGCGATCGGGGGAATTTGTCAAGTTTAGTGAATCTCTTTGCGAAGAGTCAAAAACAAGCTTTTTTAAGAAGTCTGGGTTTATCAGAACAAGTGCTATCTGAGGGTAGACGCACCCAAGTGATTATTGCTTCAATTGCCGAAAAGTTAAAGCAGAATCAGTCAGCTTCTTTGCAAGAGCGGTGTCAGAAAGTAGAGCATTTTGCTTCAATTCTTTTTGATGTGGCATCTAATCGCTTACAAGCCATAGCGGAGGAAATTCGGCGATCGCTGCAAAATGTGGTCGATAATGCATCAGTCTTTACCGTAGCTGCCCCCATTGGCGATCCTCGATCAGATTACCATCGCTACCAAGTTTTAGAAACCGCGAAACAGTTGGATTATTTTGCCAATCTTCGCCCTTATCACAGTTGGCTACAATTAGTCCTCAATGTAGGCGCAGCAACGACTCTTCTGCTCTCTTTTCATGTTCTAGGTCGTGAATATCAAGGATTACTGGTCTGCACAGCATGTGCTTACCATAGAGATAATGGGGAGGAAGGAGAGCGCAATATTAGCGATATTCAGTCTTTGACAGATTCTCCATTCCAATTTTCCTATGCAGATGCACAAGACAACTTAATCGAACGTTTTCAGAAGTGGTTAGAAGAGATGATTTTGACTGGTTTGGAATATTGGAATAAGAGCATTTAG
- a CDS encoding element excision factor XisH family protein produces MPAKDFFHQAVRHALEKEGWIITHDPLMLRYDLGKLYVDLGAEKILTAEREGQKIAVEIKSFIQNSTISEFYTAVGQFITYRTLLHKQYPEYNLYLAISLDTYTSFFAIEVVQEIIDAQQLKLIIYEAQKESINRWIP; encoded by the coding sequence ATGCCTGCTAAAGATTTCTTTCATCAAGCTGTACGCCATGCCTTAGAAAAAGAAGGATGGATAATCACCCACGACCCTCTGATGCTAAGATACGACCTTGGTAAACTTTATGTTGATCTGGGTGCAGAAAAAATCCTAACCGCAGAACGAGAAGGGCAGAAAATTGCCGTGGAAATCAAAAGCTTTATTCAAAACTCTACGATTTCCGAATTTTATACAGCGGTTGGGCAATTTATCACTTACCGTACTCTCCTACACAAGCAATACCCAGAATATAATCTTTATCTCGCTATCTCTCTAGATACTTACACTTCTTTTTTTGCCATAGAGGTAGTCCAGGAGATTATCGACGCTCAACAGTTAAAACTAATCATCTATGAAGCTCAAAAGGAGAGCATCAACCGATGGATACCCTAA
- a CDS encoding 2-phosphosulfolactate phosphatase family protein: protein MKLFVYHTPELTPTDHLPECAIAVDVLRATTTIATALHAGAEAVQVFSDIQKLMDVSAEWPQEQRLRFGERGGAKVEGCDLGNSPLSCTPEVVQGKRIFMSTTNGTRALQRVEAAKTVLTGALINRQSVVNYITSHQPESIWIVGSGWEGKFSLEDTVCAGAIAHSLLTEFTLSSPISEVNDEVIAAVALYRQWQEQLVDLLQQASHGKRLLGLNGTADLEYCAQLDSLYVLPIQKEPGVLVSHR from the coding sequence GTGAAACTCTTTGTTTACCATACGCCCGAATTAACCCCCACGGATCATTTACCCGAATGTGCGATCGCCGTAGATGTCCTGCGAGCGACAACTACCATTGCCACTGCCCTCCACGCTGGGGCAGAAGCGGTGCAAGTCTTTAGCGATATCCAAAAACTGATGGATGTCAGTGCTGAATGGCCCCAAGAACAGCGTCTCCGGTTTGGAGAACGAGGGGGAGCAAAGGTTGAAGGATGTGACTTGGGGAACTCTCCCTTAAGTTGTACTCCAGAGGTTGTCCAAGGGAAGCGTATTTTTATGAGTACAACCAATGGGACTCGCGCTCTGCAACGGGTAGAAGCAGCTAAAACCGTCCTTACTGGAGCCTTGATTAATCGTCAATCTGTCGTTAATTATATTACCAGCCACCAACCGGAGAGCATCTGGATCGTGGGATCGGGATGGGAAGGGAAATTCTCCCTAGAAGATACAGTTTGTGCGGGAGCGATCGCCCATAGTCTATTAACAGAATTTACCCTTTCTTCTCCCATCTCCGAAGTCAACGACGAAGTAATCGCTGCTGTTGCCCTCTATCGCCAATGGCAAGAACAATTAGTCGATCTGCTGCAACAAGCCAGTCATGGCAAACGTTTACTGGGCTTAAATGGTACGGCGGATCTTGAGTATTGCGCCCAACTCGATAGTCTCTATGTTTTACCCATTCAGAAAGAACCTGGAGTTTTAGTTTCCCATCGTTAA
- the ispD gene encoding 2-C-methyl-D-erythritol 4-phosphate cytidylyltransferase yields MHVLIPAAGMGKRMGSDRNKMLLNVLGDPLLAWTLRATEAAETVAWVGIMGQPTDFPAFEEIIGGLGLQKPVHLIVGGSTRQESVYNGLQALPEGAKGVLIHDGARCLATPDLFDRCAIALQECQGLIAAIPVKDTIKVVNGEGWIESTPNRADLWAAQTPQGFAVEAIKACHEKGRANGWEVTDDAALFEQCQLPVKIVRGEETNIKVTTPIDLAIAERILQQRA; encoded by the coding sequence ATGCATGTATTGATTCCAGCAGCAGGGATGGGGAAGCGGATGGGGAGCGATCGCAATAAAATGCTGTTGAACGTATTGGGCGATCCTTTGCTGGCTTGGACGCTACGAGCAACGGAAGCGGCTGAAACGGTGGCATGGGTGGGGATTATGGGACAACCGACGGATTTTCCGGCCTTCGAGGAGATTATCGGCGGCTTAGGCTTGCAAAAACCCGTCCATTTGATTGTGGGGGGTTCAACGCGCCAAGAATCGGTTTACAACGGCTTACAGGCGCTGCCAGAGGGCGCTAAAGGGGTGTTGATCCATGATGGGGCCCGGTGTTTGGCGACTCCGGATTTATTTGACCGGTGCGCGATCGCCCTTCAAGAGTGCCAAGGATTAATTGCCGCTATCCCCGTCAAAGATACCATTAAGGTGGTCAATGGCGAGGGCTGGATCGAAAGTACCCCTAACCGTGCCGATCTTTGGGCCGCCCAAACTCCCCAAGGCTTTGCGGTAGAAGCGATTAAAGCGTGCCATGAGAAGGGACGCGCTAATGGCTGGGAAGTCACCGATGATGCCGCCTTATTTGAGCAATGCCAGTTACCGGTAAAAATTGTGAGGGGAGAAGAAACCAATATTAAGGTTACCACTCCCATTGATTTGGCGATCGCCGAACGCATTCTGCAACAGCGAGCATGA